Part of the Methylovirgula sp. 4M-Z18 genome is shown below.
CTCCGCCGCCCTATCCGTCCAGTTCGGACCAGACGGATAACGGGTTTCGCGCGCGCGACCGATCGCCCGCCTCACCCGCCTGTTGGCAGACCCCTTCGATTAGATATGAGCGCAAAGGAAACCGACGAATCCTCCAAGCGCGATCCCCGCCAGAACATCGCTTAGGTAGTGATGGCCCGTCGCCATCCGGGCCCATGACATGGTCAAGATGATGCCGGCGCCAATCGGGAAGAATTTCCAATCTGCACATATAATTGGCACGACCGAGGCCGCGGCCGTCATCGTATGCCCGCTTGGAAAGGAATATTTGTCCCGGACATCGAGCAGTGACGTGATCGACTGGTCCGCTTCGAAGGGGCGTGGGCGAGCGACGTATCGCTTCAACATCGGATAAACAAGATGCAGCATCAACGCGCTTATTGTGGATGTGATGATGACTGCAGGCGCTTTGTGGCCGAGATAAATGAAGACGACGATGGGCATAAAAACGTAAAGGGGTCCGTTGCCGAGCTTGCTCACAGCGACCGCCATTCGTTGGCCAGCGTAGCCGGACGCGGTGAGCGTGACAGCTCGCGCGGCGGCAATATCGACAGAATACATGTAAGCGGTGATTTTTCTCGACTGAACCCGCGCATCCAAATTGCTGTTGGGACTTGAATTGCAACGGCTAAACATACGGGATCTCTCCGCCACTTGCGGGTCATGCGTATGGCCAAGACGTCTGCGTTACCGAACCTCTCCAAAATCTCGGAACGCAGGGTGTTCACCATATTGTCCGACTGGAACGACCTGAACAAGAGTCGCAATATGATGGCATTTGAACAATGGCCGAAATGTGTTCGTTCGGTCGAATATAGGCGCAATTACACCTGCAAGAGTTCGTCGCCTTCGCTTCTCAAGAGGAGTGTCAAAAGTCGATCGACCAGGCGTCGCGCAGCGATCCAGTGAGTTATGGTGACAGTGACCCTCATTGCCGCGTCTCTTTGTTTATTTTGAATCAAATGCACCATCGCCGCAATTGCGTTTCAAAAGTCGGATGCAAAAGTGTCGCCTTAACCGGGATTCATGCGACCACCGAGCGCCAATCCTTCGACTGTGGCCGCATCCTACAGAGCAAGCTGTTCGATGGCTCTGTTGCCGTTCTGGACGGCATCGATCGCCAGCGCCGGGACATTCGTGCCCTGAGCGCGAATGGTCTGCACGTCCCGCACACCGATAAAACCCAGGATCTGCCGCAGATAAGGCTCCACGAAATCCCACGAGCGCCACGGCCCTTCGGTGTAGACGCCGCCCGAAGCGAGGACCAGGATCGCCTTCTTGTCCTGCGCCAGACCGAGAACGCCATCGCCGGTGTATTGAAAGGTTCTGCCGGGCCGCACGACAAGGTCGATCCAGGCTTTGAGCACGGATGGAATGCCGAAATTCCACATCGGCGTCGCAATCACCAGAAGATCGGATTGCAAAAGCTCATTGGTCAATTCATCCGATTGACGCGCGGCCTCTTTGAGCCGTTCCGACTCCGCTGCATCCTTCGTCGAGATGGCGCGCAGCGTGAGATCGTCGAGATGCGGCAGATGCGCGTCAGCGAGATCGCGGCGCACAAGTTTTGTGGATGGATACACTTTCTTGCACCATGCGGCGAGGGTCGCGGCAACGGCGCGGCTGGCCGAGTCATTGCCTCTGGGGCTCACTTCAATCATCAAAATCTGTTTCATGGCCTTACTTCCGCGCTTGCGCCGTCAGCGCATTCCAAGCCGCGAGAGAATCCATGTAATCTCGCCAATGCGCGATCTTGCGATCCTCGATCCTGATGATCGAGCAGAACCGATTGTCGTATGTCGCGCCGCTTGCAAGGATCGTTCCGTGGACCTCATATTCGATGACGAGGCCGCGCCCGTCGTCCGTCTTATGGGCGATCAATTTGTCGACGGATTGCAGCGCGATGTGATCAACATAACCCCTGAATGCGGCCATCAGGTCACTCCGACCCCGGATCACGCGCGGCCAGCCACCGAGGTCATACAGGACTTCGTAGACGGTCTTGTCGGTGACAACGTCGAAAAAATGATCGCCATCGACCAGACCGCCCAACGCTTGGCGCACCGCGTCGAAATA
Proteins encoded:
- a CDS encoding nuclear transport factor 2 family protein — translated: MPSEKYAAYRPAAPYFDAVRQALGGLVDGDHFFDVVTDKTVYEVLYDLGGWPRVIRGRSDLMAAFRGYVDHIALQSVDKLIAHKTDDGRGLVIEYEVHGTILASGATYDNRFCSIIRIEDRKIAHWRDYMDSLAAWNALTAQARK
- a CDS encoding FMN-dependent NADH-azoreductase; amino-acid sequence: MKQILMIEVSPRGNDSASRAVAATLAAWCKKVYPSTKLVRRDLADAHLPHLDDLTLRAISTKDAAESERLKEAARQSDELTNELLQSDLLVIATPMWNFGIPSVLKAWIDLVVRPGRTFQYTGDGVLGLAQDKKAILVLASGGVYTEGPWRSWDFVEPYLRQILGFIGVRDVQTIRAQGTNVPALAIDAVQNGNRAIEQLAL
- a CDS encoding phosphatase PAP2 family protein, coding for MDARVQSRKITAYMYSVDIAAARAVTLTASGYAGQRMAVAVSKLGNGPLYVFMPIVVFIYLGHKAPAVIITSTISALMLHLVYPMLKRYVARPRPFEADQSITSLLDVRDKYSFPSGHTMTAAASVVPIICADWKFFPIGAGIILTMSWARMATGHHYLSDVLAGIALGGFVGFLCAHI